Proteins encoded together in one Miscanthus floridulus cultivar M001 chromosome 16, ASM1932011v1, whole genome shotgun sequence window:
- the LOC136512167 gene encoding mitochondrial dicarboxylate/tricarboxylate transporter DTC-like, translating to MADAKQQPQQAAAATTGVWKTIKPFVNGGASGMLATCVIQPIDMVKVRIQLGEGSAGQVTRNMLANEGVRSFYKGLSAGLLRQATYTTARLGSFRVLTNKAVEKNEGKPLPLIQKAFIGLTAGAIGASVGSPADLALIRMQADSTLPAAQRRNYKNAFHALYRITADEGVLALWKGAGPTVVRAMALNMGMLASYDQSIELFRDKLGAGEISTVVGASAISGFFASACSLPFDYVKTQIQKMQPDANGKYPYTGSLDCAVKTFKSGGPFKFYTGFPVYCVRIAPHVMMTWIFLNQIQKLEKKIGI from the exons ATGGCGGACGCGAAGCAGCAGCCACAGCAGGCGGCCGCGGCCACCACCGGCGTCTGGAAGACGATCAAGCCCTTCGTTAACGGCGGGGCCTCCGGGATGCTCGCCACCTGCGTCATCCAGCCTATTGACATGGTCAAG GTGAGGATCCAGTTGGGTGAGGGCTCTGCTGGTCAGGTCACGAGGAACATGCTTGCAAATGAGGGTGTCCGCTCCTTCTACAAG GGTTTGTCTGCCGGTTTGCTAAGGCAAGCGACGTACACGACAGCTCGTCTTGGATCCTTCAG GGTTCTAACTAACAAAGCAGTTGAAAAGAATGAAGGGAAGCCGTTGCCTCTAATTCAGAAAGCTTTTATTGGTCTGACTGCTGGAGCAATTGGTGCTTCTGTTGGTAGTCCTGCTGATTTGGCACTCATTAGAATGCAAGCTGATTCGACCCTgccggctgcacaacgacgcaaCTATAAGAATGCTTTCCATGCACTCTACCGAATCACTGCTGATGAGGGAGTCCTTGCGCTTTGGAAGGGTGCGGGTCCAACTGTGGTGAGAGCTATGGCACTCAATATGGGTATGCTTGCTTCCTATGACCAGAGTATCGAGCTATTTAGGGACAAACTTGGTGCAggagaaatttctactgttgttG GAGCCAGTGCTATTTCTGGATTCTTCGCCTCAGCATGCAGTTTGCCCTTTGACTATGTGAAGACACAGATTCAGAAGATGCAACCTGATGCGAATGGCAAGTACCCGTACACAGGGTCTTTGGACTGTGCCGTGAAGACCTTCAAGAGCGGTGGTCCATTCAAGTTCTACACTGGTTTCCCAGTGTACTGTGTTAGGATTGCACCCCATGTCATG ATGACCTGGATATTCTTGAATCAGATCCAGAAGCTTGAGAAGAAGATTGGCATATAG